Below is a genomic region from Leucobacter exalbidus.
AGGTTGTGGCGCAAGCAAGAGCCGATCGCCTACGCATCCCCGGGTTTGGTCATCCTGTATTTCGGGGAGAGGACCCACGCGGCCAGAAGCTGAAACACATTGCCGTGAGCGAAGGGCTTTGGAACGGTCCCGCAGTGTTGTATGAGGCCATTCACCAAGAGTTTGTGAAGAACCCGAAGGTCGCCCACTTTCCGATTAATGATGTCGGAGTCATTGCGGCAATCTCTACGGCGCTTGGGTTCACACCAGAGGAGTCAACCGCGCTTGCGGTCATTGGCACGCTTCCGGGAATTGCGGCGCATGTGACGGAAGAACTGCGCTCGGGCCATTTGGTACGCCAGATTCCAGCTGGTGACGTGGATTACTCGGGTGAACAGCGCGATTATCGCGAGGATGCTGCTGCACGCGGCTGGTCCGATCCTGGTACTTTGAGCTAAAGATCGGCAAAGTCGCCGAATTAATGAGCCTTGTGAGGATGTGGACAGACGTGAACCCCGTACTTGATTCAGCTGACGTAGTCGTTGTGGGGGCCGGCATCGCCGGTATTACCACGGCATTGGAACTTCGTAACAGGGGATTTGACGTTGTAGTGGTAGAGCAACGATTCCCTGGATATGGGGCTTCAGGGCGGGGGATCGGCGCAATTTGGCTGCAGACTTGTCGTGCGGGCATCGAACTAGATCTTGCCCGAGCAGGGCGGGATAAGTACCTGGAGTACATTGAGGATCTTGGAAACGTCTTCGACTACCGCCAGAATGGCGGCCTCTTTTTCTTTGAGACTGAGGCTCAAGGTGCCATCCTTGAGAGCTATGTCGCGGATCGAGCTCGGGCGGGACTCGAAGTATCTTTCCTCAACGTTGACGAAGCTCGTTCGCACAGCTCGTTGCTCCCCGAGACCGCAATCGGTGCAGTGTTCTGCGCCGATGATGCCCAGGTCGACGCGACCCGATTCGTCAATGCTGTTGCGGGGGCCTGCGCTCGCAAAGGTGTAAGGATCTACGAGAACACTTCGGTCATTTCAACGATCCGTCGGGGTGAATCTACTCTGGGTGTGCGAACCATTCGAGGTGACGTTGTGGCGCCGGCCGTGGTCTGGGCTACAGGTGCGTGGACGGTCAATCTTTCGACCGAGGGTCTTGAAATTCCCATTAGTACTGCGCGGCAGGGGCAGATCTTGACGCAGAAGGTTGCACCAGTGCAATCGCCCATCATGCATGGACCTCGTGGAGTGAAATGGGCGGGGGCTCTCACCGCCCTCCCCGGGTACAACGCCAGTGACTTTGCCGCACCACAATCGGGTGGTAATAGCGCCAAGATCGAATATGACGACATTATTGCCCAGAACAGCGAAGGTGCACTTTTCGTTGGCTCCAGTATTGACGAGCCCGGGGCTCTGAACCCGCACATTGGCATACAAGCGACAACGGCATTGCTGGGTTCTGCACTAGACCGTTATCCGGAACATGCTTCACTTGGCATTGTCGGGCTGTGGGCAGGCATCGCGAGTTGGACGCAGGATAACCTGCCGTTGATTGGGCGTACCGATGGCATCTACCTGAATGCGGGACACTCACAAGGAGTCGCGACCGGGCCGATCGGCAGCGAGGTCATGGCCGCAGCCCTGTCGGGTGAATCACATCCATTCGCAGATCGGGTGCGGCCAGCCCGCTAATCGAGGGCGCGTAAACGTTTCCGACTGAAAATTGGAGCTTTTACTACGACCCTGTCACTTCTCTTGAATCTTTACTAACTTCGGCCCGGAACTCCCATTCTAGGCTGGGGTCACAGGCCCGAAGCCGTACATCGGAAATAGGGCGTGATTCAGGATCGAAGGGATCAATGGTGACGCACAGTCCTCGGATGAGTAACTACCTCCACACGTTGACGCAAGTCGGTCAAGAACGAGGTAAGGCTCTCGCGCTTACTGACGAACTGGGTGAGGTGAGCTACCAAGACCTGCTGGAGCAAATAGCGATCCGGGCAGTTGCACTACAGCGCGCCGGCGTCTCCTCGGGCGACAGGGTGGCTTTCGTAGCTGAGAACTCGACTCACTACGTGGTGAATGTCCTCGCTGTTTGGCAAGCGGATGGCGTGCCTGTGACGATCTATCCCTCCACTACCGCTGCCGATCTCAGCTCAACTTTGCTCGACGCAGATCCAGTTTTGGTGCTGAGCGACCAGTACACGAACGAACTTGTTTGCTCGGCTGTGCGCGAGGGGCTTCCTACTGCGCGAATCGATGAGCCTTTCCAGCTCGAAAGCGTTGCCGAAGGAGCCATCTCGACTCCGCAAGCGGTGCAGGGCGAGCTCGCCCTAATCTGTTATTCATCGGGCACTACTGCCCGGCCGAAGGCTATTATGCTCTCGGCCCAGGCGCTGTTGAACTCTGCACAAACTTTTAGCGAGACTTGGCGTTTGACCGTGGCCGATGTGACACTTGTGTGCCTGCCTATGGCCTGGCTGTTTGGGCTCACTACCGCGTCACTTTCTACCCTTTTTGTTGGCGGCACTGTGGTCAGTCGGCGTCGTTCGAAGCCTGAGCTACTGGCGACAGCGATTGAACAGCAAGGTGTTACGTTCTTGCCGGCGGTGACTACCGTGCTCACTAAATTTGCGAACTACCTTGACGCAGACGCGCGCGTTTGGGACTTATCTTCGCTGCGCTTCATTATTTCTGGTGGAGAACCGCGTAACGAGCAATCCTTCGCTCTGCTGAAGCGGTACACGAACATTTCGGTGCATGACAACTATTGCGCCTCAGAGATGCAGCCGCTGGTCACCTACGATCCGTTAGTTGATCCCGAGCCGCGCGAAGGATCGGCCGGCCGTCTAGTGCCGCGTTCAGAGCTTCGCCTCCTGGACGCTGATGGTAACGACGTTCAGCCAGGCGAAACAGGTGAAGCGATCTCTCGCGGACCCGGAATCATGCTTGGGTACTGGAACGATCCAGAACTCACTGCTGAAACGTTGACCCCAGAGGGCTGGTATCGCACAAAAGATCTGTTGAGAGTCGACAGCGAAGGTTACATCTACGTGGTTGGGCGCACTTCGGACATGATCATTCGTGGCGGAAGTAACGTATCACCGGGGGAGATCGAGTCGGAGCTGCGCCAGCACGCAGATGTCTTGGATGTCGCGGTGGTGGGCCTTCCCGACGCGTTGTATGGCGAAGAAGTCGTAGCTGCCGTGCAGTTCCGTGACGGTGCCGTTGTTGATG
It encodes:
- a CDS encoding citryl-CoA lyase produces the protein MQEKEIVMSEPTPKYWQTSVSQITPEHVYVRGYDLEDLIGIPFGAATYLLIKGELPTPQQAKVVDALLTGVLDYGLEKAGTVAARAVVSSNPNVQAGLATAILAAGEHSLAPENAARFIATQYAAFEASELELEEFAAQVVAQARADRLRIPGFGHPVFRGEDPRGQKLKHIAVSEGLWNGPAVLYEAIHQEFVKNPKVAHFPINDVGVIAAISTALGFTPEESTALAVIGTLPGIAAHVTEELRSGHLVRQIPAGDVDYSGEQRDYREDAAARGWSDPGTLS
- a CDS encoding NAD(P)/FAD-dependent oxidoreductase, producing MNPVLDSADVVVVGAGIAGITTALELRNRGFDVVVVEQRFPGYGASGRGIGAIWLQTCRAGIELDLARAGRDKYLEYIEDLGNVFDYRQNGGLFFFETEAQGAILESYVADRARAGLEVSFLNVDEARSHSSLLPETAIGAVFCADDAQVDATRFVNAVAGACARKGVRIYENTSVISTIRRGESTLGVRTIRGDVVAPAVVWATGAWTVNLSTEGLEIPISTARQGQILTQKVAPVQSPIMHGPRGVKWAGALTALPGYNASDFAAPQSGGNSAKIEYDDIIAQNSEGALFVGSSIDEPGALNPHIGIQATTALLGSALDRYPEHASLGIVGLWAGIASWTQDNLPLIGRTDGIYLNAGHSQGVATGPIGSEVMAAALSGESHPFADRVRPAR
- a CDS encoding class I adenylate-forming enzyme family protein; protein product: MSNYLHTLTQVGQERGKALALTDELGEVSYQDLLEQIAIRAVALQRAGVSSGDRVAFVAENSTHYVVNVLAVWQADGVPVTIYPSTTAADLSSTLLDADPVLVLSDQYTNELVCSAVREGLPTARIDEPFQLESVAEGAISTPQAVQGELALICYSSGTTARPKAIMLSAQALLNSAQTFSETWRLTVADVTLVCLPMAWLFGLTTASLSTLFVGGTVVSRRRSKPELLATAIEQQGVTFLPAVTTVLTKFANYLDADARVWDLSSLRFIISGGEPRNEQSFALLKRYTNISVHDNYCASEMQPLVTYDPLVDPEPREGSAGRLVPRSELRLLDADGNDVQPGETGEAISRGPGIMLGYWNDPELTAETLTPEGWYRTKDLLRVDSEGYIYVVGRTSDMIIRGGSNVSPGEIESELRQHADVLDVAVVGLPDALYGEEVVAAVQFRDGAVVDADALREFAAARLSGFKVPTRFVQIDQLPHNSTTHKVNRKAVKAMLLEGAPA